Proteins encoded together in one Terriglobales bacterium window:
- a CDS encoding YtxH domain-containing protein, giving the protein MAEDNGGFMWFLAGLGLGALVGVLYAPRSGSETREVLREKAEEGREFVKSRSRQVRDQAGDWVERGKDVVGQQRETFKSAFEAGRQAYREATAEGSTGKSKG; this is encoded by the coding sequence ATGGCGGAAGATAACGGTGGTTTCATGTGGTTTCTGGCAGGATTAGGGTTGGGCGCGCTGGTCGGGGTGCTCTATGCTCCCCGCTCCGGCAGTGAGACCCGCGAAGTATTACGCGAAAAGGCAGAAGAAGGCCGGGAGTTCGTTAAGTCTCGCAGCCGGCAGGTCCGCGATCAGGCTGGCGACTGGGTGGAACGAGGCAAGGACGTGGTCGGCCAGCAACGTGAGACGTTCAAGTCCGCCTTTGAAGCCGGACGGCAGGCCTATCGCGAAGCCACCGCTGAAGGTAGCACCGGTAAGAGCAAAGGGTAA
- a CDS encoding TetR/AcrR family transcriptional regulator has product MAATAPVRFSAADRRQQIMDVALQLFARRGFQGTTTRQIAERARVNEAIIFRHFPTKEDLYWAVIEHKCRRPAGEFLKDRLRQGGSDREVFSALAQEILERRARDTTLSRLLLFTALENHRLSHRFFRTYVAEYYEILADHIRLGISESRFREVNPLLAARGFIGMVVYHSWMQELFGWKRYQKFEHREVSQVLTDIWLKGMLLKDEKQPHNGSGKPGKKS; this is encoded by the coding sequence ATGGCCGCGACCGCTCCAGTTCGCTTCTCCGCTGCCGACCGCCGGCAGCAGATCATGGACGTGGCCCTGCAGTTATTCGCCCGCCGCGGCTTCCAGGGCACCACGACTCGCCAGATTGCCGAAAGGGCACGGGTGAACGAGGCCATCATCTTCCGCCATTTTCCAACCAAAGAAGATCTTTACTGGGCGGTGATCGAGCACAAGTGCCGGCGTCCCGCGGGTGAATTTCTGAAAGACAGGCTTCGCCAGGGCGGCAGCGATCGCGAAGTTTTTTCGGCCTTGGCACAGGAAATACTTGAGCGCCGGGCCAGGGACACCACGCTCTCGCGCCTGCTGCTCTTCACGGCACTTGAAAACCACCGGCTATCGCACCGTTTCTTCCGTACCTACGTGGCCGAATATTACGAAATACTCGCAGACCACATCCGTCTTGGCATCAGTGAGAGCCGGTTTCGGGAGGTGAATCCGTTGCTGGCGGCGCGCGGCTTCATTGGCATGGTCGTCTATCACTCCTGGATGCAGGAGTTGTTCGGGTGGAAGCGTTACCAGAAATTCGAACATCGGGAAGTAAGCCAGGTGCTGACCGATATCTGGCTGAAAGGCATGCTGCTGAAAGACGAAAAGCAACCCCATAACGGGTCCGGAAAACCAGGCAAGAAGTCGTAA
- a CDS encoding efflux RND transporter periplasmic adaptor subunit, with the protein MKLNQRFKNMLLTVATLLLVALFAGGLAACSQQKTQAAAPQVVPVVVASVEQKSVPVQITAIGAVEAYSTVFIKPNVSGQLTGVYFKEGDYVRKGQLLFAIDKRPFEAALAQQKGNLAHDIAQAENARAQARRYDALEKAGVIAKEQAEQMTTSAAALDAAVEADKAAVENAKVQLTYCTIYSPLQGRTGNLMVKAGNMVKANDVPILVTINQVEPIYVTFTVPEQYLEEIKQSFSRRKLPVSASVPHSTEPLGVGELSFLDNQVDQTTGTIKLKGTFPNRQRRLWPGQFVNTALTLATRPDAIVVPAQALQTGQNGQFVYVIKPDMTAESRPVVVSQNVGSQAVIQKGLQPGERVVTDGQLRLVPGAKVELKSPVGQPTAAGNNSSNQPGGE; encoded by the coding sequence ATGAAACTTAACCAGCGCTTTAAAAATATGCTGCTCACGGTGGCCACTTTACTTCTCGTCGCGCTATTCGCGGGTGGGCTGGCGGCGTGCTCCCAGCAAAAGACCCAGGCGGCAGCGCCCCAGGTGGTGCCTGTGGTGGTGGCCTCGGTTGAACAGAAGAGCGTCCCGGTTCAGATCACCGCAATTGGCGCTGTCGAGGCTTATTCAACGGTTTTCATTAAGCCGAATGTTTCGGGCCAACTGACCGGCGTCTATTTCAAGGAAGGGGATTACGTCCGCAAAGGCCAGCTTCTGTTCGCCATTGATAAGCGTCCTTTTGAAGCCGCGCTCGCCCAACAAAAGGGAAATCTCGCACACGACATCGCTCAGGCGGAGAATGCCCGAGCCCAAGCCCGCCGCTATGACGCCCTGGAAAAGGCCGGAGTCATTGCCAAAGAACAAGCCGAGCAAATGACCACTTCGGCGGCTGCGCTCGATGCCGCGGTTGAGGCAGACAAGGCTGCGGTAGAGAACGCCAAGGTTCAGCTGACGTACTGCACTATTTATTCTCCACTCCAGGGTCGCACCGGTAATCTGATGGTGAAGGCCGGCAACATGGTCAAAGCCAACGATGTTCCGATTCTGGTGACCATCAACCAGGTCGAACCCATTTACGTCACCTTCACCGTTCCGGAGCAGTACCTGGAAGAAATTAAGCAATCTTTCAGCCGGAGAAAACTCCCGGTCAGCGCCAGTGTGCCCCATAGCACGGAACCGTTGGGAGTCGGTGAGCTTAGCTTCCTGGACAATCAAGTTGACCAGACCACCGGCACAATTAAGCTTAAGGGGACCTTTCCCAACCGCCAGCGCCGGCTGTGGCCGGGCCAGTTCGTTAATACGGCGTTGACCCTGGCCACCCGTCCGGATGCCATAGTCGTTCCAGCGCAGGCCCTGCAAACTGGTCAGAACGGGCAGTTTGTTTACGTAATCAAGCCAGACATGACGGCGGAATCGCGGCCGGTCGTGGTCAGCCAGAACGTCGGCTCGCAAGCCGTGATCCAAAAAGGGCTTCAGCCCGGAGAACGCGTGGTCACGGACGGCCAGTTGCGGCTTGTTCCTGGGGCAAAAGTGGAACTTAAGTCGCCGGTGGGTCAACCGACTGCAGCCGGCAACAATTCTTCAAATCAGCCTGGCGGCGAGTAG
- a CDS encoding response regulator — protein MTDKRKILVVDDDPVVLETILLVLQHNGFDVKGADNAEDALTKARFEPPDILISDILLPGLNGIDAAIRLRKFLPDCRVLLISGDTSATEALQNARAGGHVFEVLPKPTSPEVLLETLSRGHAREQDLFRG, from the coding sequence ATGACGGACAAGCGCAAAATCCTGGTGGTTGACGACGACCCCGTGGTTCTCGAGACCATCCTGTTGGTTCTCCAGCACAATGGCTTCGACGTAAAGGGAGCTGACAACGCTGAAGATGCGCTCACAAAGGCTCGCTTCGAACCACCCGATATTCTCATTTCAGACATTCTGCTGCCCGGCCTAAACGGGATTGATGCCGCCATTCGCCTTCGGAAGTTCCTGCCTGACTGCAGGGTACTCCTCATTTCGGGCGACACCAGCGCCACGGAGGCGTTGCAAAATGCGAGGGCCGGGGGCCATGTTTTCGAAGTGCTGCCCAAACCCACCAGCCCTGAAGTTTTACTTGAAACTCTGAGCCGGGGTCATGCGCGAGAGCAGGACCTCTTTCGCGGCTAA
- a CDS encoding NAD(P)/FAD-dependent oxidoreductase, which produces MAKKSNARVVVVGGGFGGLTAARALSHLPVQVTLVDRKNHHTFQPLLYQVATAGLSPGDITAPMRWVMRHSPNVEVIMAEVSGFDLARRKVQAAELELPYDYLIVAAGAKHAYFGHEQWEACAPGLKTIEDALEIRNRVLLAFELAEREAATGRGQMPLNFVVIGGGPTGVELAGTLAEIAHNALSRDFRAIDPKRARIILVEGGPRVLPAYPEDLSRSAEKQLTRLGVEVLTSAMVTDVRPGSVHMGEKVLPATVILWAAGVAASPLGRKLGVAVDRVGRVPVLSDLSLPEHPEVFVIGDLAAFQDEAGKLLPGVAPVAIQEGNAVARNIARELQGKSRLPFHYRDKGSLATIGRAAAVADFGRLHISGYLAWLAWLFVHIFFLIGFRNRILVLFQWAWSYITYQRGVRLITGSPELCAAPEEQAELARRVGVTKVG; this is translated from the coding sequence ATGGCAAAGAAGTCTAATGCGCGGGTAGTTGTGGTTGGAGGCGGTTTTGGCGGGTTGACTGCTGCCCGCGCTTTGTCGCACCTGCCGGTGCAGGTCACGTTGGTGGATCGGAAGAACCACCACACCTTCCAGCCCCTGTTGTACCAGGTAGCAACTGCGGGACTGTCACCGGGAGACATCACCGCGCCCATGCGTTGGGTAATGCGGCATTCACCCAACGTTGAAGTGATAATGGCGGAGGTCAGCGGTTTCGACCTGGCTCGCAGGAAAGTGCAGGCAGCAGAGCTCGAACTTCCCTATGACTACCTCATCGTTGCCGCCGGGGCGAAGCACGCTTACTTTGGCCATGAACAGTGGGAGGCATGCGCGCCGGGTCTTAAGACAATTGAAGACGCGCTGGAAATTCGCAATCGCGTGCTGCTGGCATTCGAGTTGGCGGAACGCGAAGCCGCAACCGGTCGCGGACAGATGCCGCTGAATTTCGTGGTTATTGGTGGAGGCCCCACAGGCGTGGAATTAGCGGGAACGCTGGCAGAAATCGCCCATAACGCGCTGTCTCGCGATTTTCGGGCAATTGATCCCAAGCGCGCACGAATCATCCTGGTTGAGGGCGGCCCGCGAGTGCTTCCGGCTTATCCCGAAGACCTTTCCCGCAGCGCGGAGAAACAGCTAACCCGTTTGGGAGTGGAGGTGCTCACGTCTGCAATGGTCACCGATGTGCGGCCGGGATCCGTACACATGGGTGAGAAGGTGCTGCCGGCCACGGTGATTTTGTGGGCGGCAGGCGTGGCGGCCTCGCCGCTGGGAAGGAAACTGGGCGTGGCCGTGGATCGCGTTGGAAGGGTGCCGGTGCTGAGCGATCTGAGCCTGCCGGAACATCCGGAAGTGTTTGTGATCGGTGACCTGGCGGCATTTCAAGATGAGGCCGGAAAACTATTACCGGGAGTGGCGCCGGTAGCTATCCAGGAAGGCAATGCGGTCGCCAGGAACATAGCGCGCGAGCTGCAGGGAAAGTCGCGACTTCCCTTCCACTACCGGGATAAGGGCAGCCTGGCGACCATCGGCCGGGCGGCCGCGGTGGCAGACTTCGGAAGATTGCATATCTCGGGTTACCTCGCCTGGCTGGCATGGCTGTTTGTGCACATTTTCTTTCTGATCGGCTTCCGCAACCGCATCCTGGTGCTGTTTCAGTGGGCGTGGTCGTACATCACCTATCAACGCGGAGTGCGGCTGATTACGGGTTCGCCGGAACTCTGCGCAGCGCCTGAAGAACAAGCCGAGCTGGCGAGAAGGGTTGGGGTAACGAAGGTCGGGTAG
- a CDS encoding CheR family methyltransferase: protein MLELSLRSLVDQLVEERNFDLRGYKFSTLQRRFQRRMAVLKITSYSEYLTFIRQHDNELTELLNTVLINVTDFFRDPPAWKILGDEIIPSVTAGLHHGDSFRCWIPGCATGQEPYSLAMLLHEHFGPAVKDFDIKIYATDVDEEALKLARRAEYTAKECSNLPPEYLRKYFLGENIRRVVRDLRRMVVFGRSNLALDPPISRVKLVLCRNVLIYFDLESQSRILGRLHYGLRPDGILMLGRSESQLTRSNLFEPLHAKWRIFRCRNTEERVPIEIVPRQEKHLPKPDQMDGLLQAYSQAILETLEPGVIVVDSTGIVTTCNNAVARLLQLEDSELVGKRIQRTEVLDRIPEIAEHLTGSQANNEPFHFEHTLPQGKGEASVLAITVKAISDGKRSRVGTLIYIEDITARHRLQQTVAELQDASEKLHATNEELEATAEELQSTNEELEATNEELQSTNEELETSNEELQALNEELGTTNEELEVRTKELDESNSRYVETLEKTPWPLLLVQERVGVQVWNSAAQRLFGLPAKSVIGLELKQLPVPEALRNSLSRSYREVLARGKGKIIHNFYLDLGQFRGPAEVHVLPLGGETVGESVLFMFQTFPQSAAADRLAKTRAVLIRRAGRGTKKRKSQNSERRR, encoded by the coding sequence ATGCTTGAGCTCAGCCTCAGATCTCTGGTCGATCAGCTGGTGGAAGAGCGCAATTTTGATCTGCGCGGGTATAAATTTTCCACACTACAGCGCCGCTTCCAGCGTCGTATGGCTGTCCTGAAGATCACCTCCTACTCCGAATACCTCACCTTCATTCGCCAGCATGACAACGAACTCACGGAACTACTGAACACTGTCCTGATCAACGTCACCGATTTCTTTCGCGATCCTCCGGCGTGGAAGATTCTCGGCGATGAAATCATTCCTTCCGTCACCGCAGGGCTTCACCACGGTGATTCGTTTCGCTGCTGGATCCCGGGCTGCGCAACCGGACAGGAGCCGTACTCCCTGGCCATGCTGCTGCACGAACACTTCGGTCCAGCAGTGAAGGATTTTGATATCAAGATCTATGCAACCGATGTAGATGAAGAGGCGCTGAAGTTAGCTCGTCGAGCTGAATACACGGCTAAAGAGTGTAGCAACCTGCCTCCGGAGTACCTCCGCAAGTACTTTTTGGGAGAGAATATACGCCGGGTGGTGCGGGACCTCCGGCGTATGGTTGTATTTGGCCGGAGTAATCTCGCCCTCGATCCACCTATCTCTCGGGTTAAACTTGTTCTATGCCGCAATGTTCTGATTTATTTCGATCTGGAATCTCAAAGCCGAATTTTGGGGCGGCTGCATTACGGTTTGCGGCCAGATGGAATTCTGATGCTCGGCCGGTCAGAGTCCCAATTGACTCGCTCGAATTTATTTGAACCCTTACACGCCAAGTGGCGTATCTTTCGGTGCAGGAACACTGAGGAACGAGTTCCCATTGAAATCGTTCCTCGCCAGGAGAAGCACTTGCCCAAGCCCGATCAGATGGACGGTTTGTTGCAAGCCTACAGTCAAGCCATCCTGGAGACGCTAGAACCAGGTGTGATCGTTGTGGACAGCACGGGGATCGTGACTACCTGCAACAATGCTGTCGCACGCTTGTTGCAGCTGGAGGACTCGGAGCTGGTTGGTAAGCGCATTCAGCGCACCGAAGTTCTTGACCGAATTCCGGAAATAGCAGAACACCTCACTGGCAGTCAGGCCAACAACGAACCTTTCCATTTCGAGCATACACTGCCTCAAGGAAAGGGCGAGGCCAGTGTGCTTGCCATTACCGTAAAAGCAATTTCTGACGGCAAACGGAGTCGCGTCGGTACGCTCATCTACATCGAAGACATCACCGCGCGACACCGATTACAGCAGACCGTTGCGGAATTACAAGACGCTAGCGAAAAGCTTCACGCCACCAATGAAGAACTTGAAGCCACTGCTGAGGAGTTGCAATCTACCAACGAGGAATTGGAAGCTACCAATGAAGAGCTGCAGTCCACCAACGAAGAATTGGAAACCTCCAACGAGGAACTTCAAGCCCTGAATGAAGAGTTGGGTACCACTAATGAGGAGCTGGAGGTCAGGACCAAGGAGTTGGATGAAAGTAATTCCCGCTACGTTGAGACTCTGGAAAAGACACCCTGGCCGCTTCTGCTGGTCCAGGAGAGGGTGGGGGTACAGGTTTGGAACTCGGCGGCGCAGAGGCTTTTTGGATTGCCTGCAAAATCAGTGATCGGCTTGGAGCTGAAACAGCTCCCCGTTCCGGAAGCGCTTCGCAACTCGCTTTCCCGTTCCTACCGCGAAGTACTGGCCCGCGGGAAGGGCAAGATCATTCATAACTTCTATTTGGACTTGGGTCAATTTCGGGGCCCTGCGGAGGTCCATGTATTGCCTTTAGGTGGCGAAACCGTTGGTGAGAGCGTCTTGTTCATGTTTCAGACCTTTCCGCAAAGTGCTGCCGCGGACCGCCTCGCAAAGACCAGAGCAGTTCTTATTCGGCGCGCCGGCCGCGGAACCAAGAAACGCAAATCTCAAAACAGCGAGCGACGCAGATAA
- a CDS encoding SDR family NAD(P)-dependent oxidoreductase codes for MKQGGILQQQVSVVTGGGRGIGAAIASKLADFGADVVICGRSLQTLKETADRIRGAGGKCEAVECDVTDMHSVEKLAGWVEKKFGRVDILVNNAGVGGFGGPLHSLPPDVWDGILNTNLRGAYYCIRGFAPAMIRARRGDIVNISSIAGKNALPNGAAYAASKWGLNGLSYSVAEELRGYNIRVSVVCPGSVQTELSPHTGRDTSKMLQPEDVAHAVAMIVTEPQRAFASEVILRPTQKP; via the coding sequence ATGAAACAAGGTGGCATTCTGCAACAACAGGTTTCGGTTGTGACTGGCGGTGGCCGCGGCATCGGAGCAGCGATTGCCAGCAAGCTGGCGGATTTCGGAGCGGACGTGGTGATTTGCGGACGGTCGTTGCAAACGCTCAAAGAGACTGCCGACCGCATCCGCGGGGCGGGTGGTAAGTGCGAGGCGGTTGAGTGCGATGTAACCGATATGCATTCCGTCGAGAAGCTGGCCGGCTGGGTGGAGAAGAAGTTCGGGCGAGTGGATATTCTGGTGAACAATGCCGGGGTGGGTGGCTTCGGAGGGCCACTGCACAGCTTGCCGCCTGATGTCTGGGACGGCATACTCAACACCAACCTGCGCGGCGCTTACTACTGCATTCGCGGCTTTGCTCCCGCCATGATCCGCGCGCGGCGTGGCGACATTGTTAACATCTCGTCCATTGCCGGCAAGAATGCTCTGCCTAATGGAGCCGCGTATGCCGCGTCGAAGTGGGGACTCAATGGGCTCAGCTACTCGGTGGCGGAGGAATTGCGCGGCTACAACATTCGGGTATCGGTCGTGTGCCCCGGATCGGTGCAGACGGAGTTAAGTCCTCATACCGGACGGGACACCAGCAAAATGCTGCAACCTGAAGACGTTGCGCATGCAGTGGCGATGATAGTAACCGAGCCGCAGCGCGCCTTCGCGAGCGAAGTGATTTTGCGGCCCACGCAGAAACCCTGA
- a CDS encoding chemotaxis protein CheB: MSARASKPKVRKRATGQVRPAPTPGLSAARGLGPFDVVAIGASAGGLNALTQLLEPLDANFPCTILVVQHLDPHHKSRLGELLSRRAHLPIKEAEHGEKALPGTVYLAPPDRHLLVEQGIIQLAQSKVVHFSRPSIDLLFESVAGTYGKRCIGVVLSGSNSDGAAGIRTIKEAGGVTISQKPSTAEYRTMPQAAVSTGCVDYVLTLSEIGPLLCQLCAVTPGKHA, from the coding sequence ATGAGCGCGCGCGCCTCCAAGCCGAAGGTTCGCAAGCGGGCCACCGGCCAGGTTCGCCCCGCTCCCACTCCCGGGTTGTCCGCAGCTCGAGGGCTTGGCCCTTTCGACGTGGTGGCAATCGGCGCCTCTGCCGGGGGTCTAAATGCCCTCACCCAGCTGCTGGAGCCTCTCGATGCGAATTTTCCATGCACCATTCTGGTGGTGCAACATCTGGACCCGCACCATAAGAGCCGGCTTGGCGAGCTGCTCTCTCGCCGCGCACATCTGCCAATCAAAGAGGCGGAACACGGCGAAAAGGCCCTGCCCGGAACCGTGTACCTCGCGCCGCCCGATCGCCACCTGTTGGTTGAGCAGGGCATCATTCAACTCGCTCAGTCCAAGGTGGTTCACTTTTCCCGGCCTTCCATAGATTTGCTGTTCGAGTCCGTTGCCGGAACCTATGGGAAACGGTGTATTGGGGTAGTACTCAGCGGCTCTAACAGCGACGGCGCGGCAGGCATCCGGACCATCAAAGAGGCCGGGGGCGTCACCATTTCCCAAAAACCCAGCACCGCCGAGTATCGCACCATGCCCCAGGCCGCCGTTTCCACCGGCTGTGTGGATTACGTCCTCACGCTTTCGGAGATCGGTCCGCTTTTGTGCCAGTTGTGCGCCGTAACACCAGGGAAACATGCTTGA
- a CDS encoding efflux RND transporter permease subunit, giving the protein MSVAETFIKRPVMTTLVMMAILMFGIIAYRDLPVSDLPNVDFPTILVSASLPGANPDTMASSVAMPLEKQFSTIAGLDSMTSTSSQGTTQITLQFNLSRSLDAAAQDVQSMISAAARDLPQNLPAPPSYQKVNPADSPILYLALSSPSMRLSDIDEYAETLMAQRISMVSGVAQVSVFGSQKYAVRTQLDPKALASRQIGIDEVQQAVASGNVNLPTGILYGSHQAFTVQATGQLMRASQYAPLIVAYRNGAPVRLSDIGKTFDSVQNDKTASWYGSDNGVERAIVLAIQRQPGTNTVEVVDSIKQLLPKFRALIPPAVRLNILYDRSVSIRSSVNDVKFTLLLALMLVIMVIFLFLRNISATAIPSLALPMSIVGTFAVMYLLNYSLDNLSLMALTLSVGFVVDDAIVMLENIVRHMEMGEPVMQAALRGSREIGFTIVSMTLSLAAVFIPILFMGGILGRLLHEFAVTIGAAILVSGFVSLSLTPMLCSRFLRPPKEEGHGRAYAFTERMFNGLLHGYDWTLQKTLRHRLATMSVSLLVLVATVYLFTIVPKGFLPDEDTGQIFVFTEGPQDVSFQSMVRHQKALNEVVERQPWRQEFFSTVAGANAGRIFIHLKPRNERKGALQLIQELRPQLAQIPGINTFAQVLPPIRIGGQLTKSQYQFTLQSPDTKELYEYAPKLEAKLRGDPDTQRLLQDVTSDLQVKNPQINVQIDRDKASALGITAQQVEDALYSAYGQRQISTIYTPNNTYYVIMQLEDQYQLDPEALSMLYVRSSRGQLVPLNAVATLTRSLGPLSVNHLGQLPAVTISFNLRPGVALGDAVGVVNKVAQHLLPSTMSTSFQGTAQAFQSSFKGLGLLLLMAILVIYLVLGVLYESFIHPLTILSGLPSAGFGALLTLMLFHMDLNLYAFVGVIMLVGIVKKNAIMMIDFALEAQRREGKSAGEAIYEGALVRFRPIMMTTMAALMGTLPIALGFGAGSESRRPLGLAVVGGLVFSQLLTLYITPVYYTYMESFQNWVKRLRRRRPAGEQPEFVREPELVSRSHD; this is encoded by the coding sequence ATGAGTGTCGCTGAAACCTTCATTAAACGCCCGGTGATGACCACTCTGGTCATGATGGCGATCCTCATGTTCGGGATCATTGCCTATCGTGATCTTCCGGTGAGCGACCTGCCGAACGTTGATTTTCCGACCATCCTGGTGAGTGCCAGCCTGCCCGGAGCCAATCCCGACACCATGGCATCGTCGGTCGCCATGCCGCTGGAGAAGCAGTTCTCGACCATTGCTGGCCTGGACTCGATGACGTCAACCAGCTCCCAGGGCACGACGCAGATCACGCTGCAGTTCAATCTGAGCCGTAGTCTGGATGCCGCGGCGCAAGATGTCCAGTCCATGATCTCAGCCGCTGCCCGCGATTTGCCGCAGAACCTTCCCGCTCCGCCTTCCTATCAGAAAGTAAACCCGGCGGACTCGCCGATTCTCTATCTGGCGCTGAGTTCACCCAGCATGCGCCTCTCTGACATAGATGAGTACGCCGAAACGCTGATGGCGCAGCGCATCTCGATGGTCAGCGGCGTCGCCCAGGTGAGCGTCTTCGGCTCGCAAAAATATGCGGTGCGCACGCAGTTGGATCCGAAAGCTTTGGCTAGCCGGCAGATCGGCATTGACGAAGTCCAGCAAGCGGTGGCCAGCGGCAACGTCAACCTGCCCACAGGAATTCTCTACGGCTCTCACCAGGCTTTCACCGTACAAGCCACCGGTCAGCTGATGCGGGCCTCGCAATACGCTCCACTGATTGTGGCCTATCGCAACGGGGCTCCGGTCCGCCTCTCCGACATTGGCAAAACATTCGACAGCGTCCAAAATGACAAGACCGCAAGCTGGTACGGGAGTGACAACGGGGTCGAACGCGCCATCGTACTGGCGATCCAGCGGCAGCCCGGTACCAACACCGTCGAAGTCGTGGACTCCATCAAGCAATTGTTGCCCAAGTTCCGGGCCCTGATTCCGCCTGCGGTGCGGTTGAACATCCTCTACGACCGGTCAGTTTCGATTCGCAGTTCGGTCAACGATGTGAAGTTCACGCTGCTTCTGGCACTGATGCTGGTCATCATGGTGATCTTCCTCTTTTTGAGGAATATCTCTGCTACGGCCATTCCCAGCCTGGCGCTGCCCATGTCGATTGTGGGCACCTTCGCCGTGATGTACCTGCTGAACTATTCGCTCGACAATCTCTCGCTCATGGCTCTGACTTTGTCGGTGGGATTCGTGGTGGACGACGCCATCGTCATGCTGGAAAACATCGTCCGCCACATGGAGATGGGCGAGCCGGTGATGCAGGCTGCATTGCGCGGCTCTCGCGAGATCGGCTTCACTATCGTGTCCATGACCTTGTCATTGGCTGCGGTCTTCATTCCGATCTTGTTCATGGGCGGCATTCTGGGGCGGCTGCTGCACGAATTTGCGGTGACCATCGGCGCTGCAATTCTGGTCTCAGGATTTGTTTCTCTCAGCCTTACGCCAATGCTGTGTAGCCGCTTCTTGCGCCCTCCCAAAGAGGAGGGCCACGGGCGCGCTTACGCGTTTACGGAACGCATGTTCAATGGCCTGCTGCACGGTTATGACTGGACGCTGCAGAAGACCCTGCGCCACCGCTTGGCAACCATGTCGGTCTCGCTGCTGGTGTTGGTCGCCACCGTATACCTCTTCACGATCGTGCCCAAGGGATTCCTACCCGACGAGGACACGGGACAGATCTTTGTCTTCACCGAAGGGCCGCAGGACGTCTCTTTCCAGAGCATGGTTCGCCACCAGAAGGCGCTCAACGAAGTCGTCGAACGCCAGCCCTGGAGGCAGGAGTTCTTTTCCACCGTTGCCGGTGCAAACGCGGGGCGCATCTTCATCCACTTGAAGCCTCGCAACGAACGCAAGGGCGCGTTGCAGTTGATCCAGGAGCTCCGTCCGCAGCTCGCTCAAATTCCGGGGATCAATACCTTCGCGCAGGTGCTGCCGCCCATTCGCATTGGCGGCCAGCTCACAAAAAGCCAGTACCAGTTCACGCTTCAGAGCCCGGACACCAAGGAGCTATACGAGTACGCCCCCAAATTAGAGGCCAAACTTCGCGGCGATCCGGATACACAGCGTTTGCTTCAGGACGTAACCAGCGATCTGCAGGTGAAGAACCCGCAGATCAATGTGCAGATTGATCGCGATAAGGCCTCTGCCCTGGGTATCACCGCGCAGCAGGTTGAAGATGCGCTCTACAGCGCTTACGGGCAGCGGCAGATCTCGACCATCTACACCCCGAATAACACCTATTACGTCATCATGCAGCTCGAGGACCAATATCAGTTGGATCCGGAAGCGCTCTCCATGCTTTACGTACGCTCCTCGCGCGGCCAACTGGTGCCGCTGAATGCAGTGGCGACTCTTACGCGCAGCCTCGGTCCGCTGAGCGTCAACCACCTCGGGCAGCTTCCAGCGGTCACCATCAGTTTCAACTTGCGTCCGGGCGTCGCCCTCGGGGATGCAGTTGGCGTCGTCAATAAGGTTGCTCAACACTTGTTGCCCAGCACCATGAGCACCAGTTTTCAGGGCACGGCGCAGGCTTTCCAGTCTTCGTTCAAGGGTCTCGGACTACTGCTGTTGATGGCCATTCTCGTCATCTATCTGGTGCTCGGTGTCCTGTACGAGAGCTTCATTCATCCGCTGACCATTCTCTCCGGGTTGCCGTCAGCGGGTTTTGGCGCGCTGCTTACGCTGATGCTGTTCCATATGGACCTCAACCTTTACGCCTTTGTAGGCGTGATCATGCTGGTCGGCATTGTCAAAAAGAACGCCATCATGATGATTGACTTCGCGCTCGAGGCCCAGCGCCGGGAAGGGAAGTCAGCCGGGGAAGCTATCTACGAAGGCGCGCTGGTCCGCTTCCGGCCAATCATGATGACCACCATGGCCGCGCTCATGGGAACGCTGCCGATTGCGCTGGGCTTCGGAGCGGGCTCTGAATCGCGCCGGCCCCTGGGGTTGGCGGTTGTGGGCGGGTTGGTATTCTCCCAATTGTTGACCCTGTACATCACTCCCGTTTATTACACTTATATGGAATCCTTCCAGAACTGGGTGAAGAGGCTACGGCGTCGCCGCCCCGCCGGGGAGCAGCCTGAATTTGTACGCGAACCGGAACTCGTCAGCCGGTCACACGACTAA